The Chryseobacterium sp. 52 genome includes a region encoding these proteins:
- the pepT gene encoding peptidase T yields the protein MSIIEFNPLWKEKLMNRFLAYVKIYSTSDAESEATPSTPRQWDIAKYIAEELKTIGLEDVSLDDNGYIMGYVPSNLDNDNQPTIGFISHYDTSPDFSGENVKPQIWENYDGSDLVLNQTTGFTLSSSKFESLKKYIGQTLITTDGNTLLGADDKAGCAEIVTAAEYLIAHPEIKHGRVAVGFTPDEEIGRGAHKFDVAKFGAEWAYTMDGSEVGELEYENFNAAGAVVKIHGLSVHPGYAFGKMINAALLAAEFIQLLPANETPATTKGFDGFYHLMDITADISEAKLQYIIRDHDEEKYEARKKFIEEKVAEFNQKHGEGTAEVEIKEQYRNMKQQFEGKMHIIDLAAKAMKEADIEPKIKAIRGGTDGAQLSYMGLPCPNIFAGGMNFHGPYEYVALESMEKAVEVIINIVKA from the coding sequence ATGAGTATAATAGAATTCAACCCATTGTGGAAAGAGAAACTAATGAACCGTTTTCTCGCCTATGTAAAAATATATTCAACAAGTGATGCAGAAAGCGAAGCAACACCTTCTACCCCGCGACAGTGGGATATTGCAAAATATATTGCTGAAGAACTGAAAACAATCGGTTTAGAAGATGTTTCCCTTGATGACAATGGTTATATAATGGGGTATGTTCCTTCTAATTTAGATAATGATAACCAACCAACAATAGGTTTTATTTCGCATTATGACACTTCTCCGGATTTCAGTGGAGAAAATGTAAAACCACAGATTTGGGAAAATTATGACGGGAGTGATCTTGTTCTGAATCAGACTACAGGATTTACGCTATCCTCTTCAAAATTTGAAAGTTTAAAAAAATATATCGGACAAACACTTATTACGACAGACGGAAATACACTTCTGGGAGCAGATGATAAAGCAGGATGTGCCGAAATTGTAACTGCAGCAGAATATCTTATCGCCCATCCGGAAATCAAGCACGGAAGAGTGGCTGTAGGGTTTACTCCTGATGAAGAGATCGGAAGAGGGGCACATAAATTTGATGTCGCTAAATTCGGTGCAGAATGGGCTTATACCATGGATGGCAGTGAGGTTGGAGAACTGGAATATGAAAACTTTAATGCAGCAGGGGCTGTGGTAAAAATCCATGGATTAAGTGTCCACCCTGGCTATGCTTTTGGAAAAATGATCAATGCGGCTCTTTTGGCTGCTGAATTTATCCAGTTGCTTCCGGCTAATGAAACTCCGGCTACGACTAAAGGTTTTGACGGGTTTTATCATTTAATGGATATTACAGCTGATATTTCTGAGGCTAAACTTCAATATATCATTCGTGATCATGATGAAGAGAAATATGAAGCCCGAAAAAAATTCATTGAGGAAAAAGTAGCTGAATTTAACCAAAAACATGGTGAAGGAACTGCTGAGGTTGAAATCAAAGAGCAGTACCGTAACATGAAGCAGCAGTTTGAAGGGAAAATGCACATCATCGACCTTGCTGCAAAAGCGATGAAAGAGGCTGATATTGAGCCTAAAATCAAAGCAATCAGAGGAGGAACAGACGGCGCTCAGTTATCTTATATGGGACTGCCTTGTCCTAATATTTTTGCAGGAGGAATGAATTTCCACGGGCCTTATGAATATGTAGCACTGGAAAGTATGGAAAAAGCAGTTGAAGTGATCATTAATATAGTAAAAGCTTAA
- a CDS encoding DUF6268 family outer membrane beta-barrel protein: MKRNLLAAVGCLLGYWASAQSGISGELKTEYIPFSNYIRPEDSTKTNSKSNFKRADLNLSIPLSVKKDSNGRVKVWSLLLSGSYAKMAHKDYEKPLFPDQMLNAQAGIQHMRPLGKKWSMMMTASVGVYTDLEQISSDDILGQGGILFIRHFNPNLALGAGPVLTTAFGVPMILPWIYFDWKTNGKIKLNINFPEGMEAGYLFSDKFALKAVVNLSGMTVERQKDGKSMLLGYQQITAGIRPELKLNDKLSLRLTGGTALLRSFSENDRKIKNIFREKKMQDPKFASTFYVAVALRWNLP; this comes from the coding sequence ATGAAGAGAAATCTTTTGGCGGCCGTTGGCTGTCTGCTGGGGTATTGGGCCAGTGCGCAGTCGGGAATTTCCGGTGAGCTTAAAACGGAGTATATTCCGTTTTCCAACTACATTCGTCCTGAAGACAGTACAAAAACAAATTCTAAAAGTAACTTTAAAAGAGCAGATCTTAACCTCAGCATTCCACTTTCAGTAAAAAAAGACAGTAACGGAAGAGTAAAAGTCTGGTCACTTCTTCTTAGTGGATCCTATGCTAAAATGGCCCACAAGGATTATGAAAAGCCGCTTTTCCCAGATCAGATGCTGAATGCTCAGGCCGGAATCCAGCACATGAGACCTTTAGGAAAGAAATGGAGCATGATGATGACCGCATCCGTAGGTGTGTATACGGATCTTGAACAAATAAGTTCTGATGATATTCTCGGACAGGGAGGAATCTTATTTATCAGACATTTCAATCCTAATCTTGCTCTTGGAGCAGGGCCGGTTCTTACAACCGCTTTCGGGGTTCCTATGATCTTACCGTGGATTTATTTCGACTGGAAAACAAACGGGAAAATTAAATTGAATATCAACTTTCCGGAAGGAATGGAAGCTGGCTATCTTTTCTCAGATAAATTTGCTTTAAAAGCCGTTGTAAATCTGAGCGGGATGACTGTAGAAAGACAAAAAGACGGAAAATCCATGTTACTGGGTTACCAACAGATTACTGCCGGAATCAGACCCGAACTAAAGCTGAATGATAAGCTGAGTCTCCGCCTTACGGGAGGAACTGCTTTGCTGAGAAGTTTCAGTGAAAATGACCGGAAGATCAAAAATATTTTTAGAGAAAAAAAGATGCAGGATCCTAAGTTTGCCAGCACCTTTTATGTCGCAGTAGCATTACGCTGGAATCTGCCATAG
- the cysK gene encoding cysteine synthase A translates to MKFQNTLETIGNTPVVKINKLFGPGHEVWIKLEKANPGGSIKDRIALSMIEDAEAKGLLNKDSVIIEPTSGNTGIGLALVAAVKNYKLILVMPESMSLERRKIMESYGAEFVLTPREKGMKGAIEKAEELAKETPNSWIPKQFDNPANVKVHTETTAQEIVKDFPEGLDYLITGVGTGGHITGIAQVLKQKFPNIKVIAVEPELSPVLSGGSPAPHPLQGLGAGFIPSILDTGILDEIVQINKEEAFEYTKEAAKKEGLFVGISTGAAIAAVAKKLSEIPAGSTILTINYDTGERYLSVEGLF, encoded by the coding sequence ATGAAGTTCCAAAACACATTAGAAACCATCGGAAATACCCCGGTCGTAAAAATTAATAAGCTTTTTGGTCCCGGACATGAAGTTTGGATCAAACTGGAAAAAGCCAACCCCGGCGGAAGTATCAAAGACAGAATTGCCCTGTCAATGATTGAAGATGCAGAAGCCAAAGGTCTGTTGAACAAAGACAGTGTCATTATAGAGCCTACCAGCGGAAATACAGGAATTGGACTTGCCCTGGTTGCAGCTGTTAAAAACTATAAGCTTATTCTCGTGATGCCGGAAAGTATGAGTTTGGAACGCCGGAAAATTATGGAATCATACGGAGCAGAGTTTGTATTGACCCCAAGAGAAAAAGGAATGAAAGGAGCCATTGAAAAAGCCGAAGAACTGGCAAAAGAAACTCCTAATTCATGGATTCCGAAACAATTTGATAATCCTGCTAATGTGAAAGTACATACCGAAACCACAGCTCAGGAAATTGTAAAAGACTTCCCTGAAGGATTGGATTACCTGATTACAGGCGTAGGAACCGGAGGACACATCACGGGTATTGCTCAGGTATTGAAACAGAAATTTCCTAACATTAAAGTAATTGCCGTGGAACCCGAACTTTCTCCTGTGCTTAGTGGAGGGTCACCAGCGCCGCATCCTTTGCAGGGTCTGGGAGCAGGATTTATTCCGTCCATCCTTGATACCGGGATTCTTGATGAAATTGTTCAGATCAATAAAGAGGAAGCCTTTGAATATACCAAAGAAGCAGCCAAAAAAGAAGGCCTTTTCGTTGGAATTTCCACAGGAGCAGCAATAGCCGCGGTAGCAAAAAAACTTTCCGAAATTCCGGCAGGATCTACAATACTGACAATAAATTATGACACGGGTGAAAGATATCTGTCCGTCGAAGGACTGTTCTAG
- a CDS encoding RrF2 family transcriptional regulator: MMSKRCKYALKAMVRLARNYNQGFLSTTIIAQDENIPKKFLEQILLELKRAKLVNSKQGKAGGYYLLKSPDDVSLADIYRIFEGPIALTPCVSLNFYEACDDCVDEATCYLRNELIIVREKTRKSMMEATLTSFMKNG; this comes from the coding sequence ATGATGTCCAAACGTTGCAAATATGCTTTGAAAGCAATGGTTAGATTGGCAAGAAACTACAATCAGGGATTTTTGTCGACCACTATTATTGCACAGGATGAGAATATTCCCAAGAAATTTTTAGAACAGATCCTTCTTGAGCTTAAAAGAGCGAAGCTGGTCAACAGCAAGCAGGGAAAGGCCGGCGGTTATTATCTGCTGAAGTCTCCGGATGATGTTTCGTTAGCTGATATTTACCGTATTTTCGAAGGGCCTATCGCTCTTACGCCATGCGTTTCCTTAAATTTTTACGAAGCCTGTGATGATTGTGTAGATGAAGCAACATGCTATCTTAGAAATGAACTGATCATTGTAAGAGAGAAAACTAGAAAAAGTATGATGGAAGCAACATTAACATCCTTTATGAAAAACGGATAA
- a CDS encoding phosphoadenylyl-sulfate reductase: MENTLKIEFDKLLNEAPQGAFDTGFMDVLADRFSGKVIFSTSFSYEDQVVTHLIKNLAIDVFTLDTGRLFEQTYETWTSSRAFFKKKIKAYYPDPESLQEFVSENGPDSFYQSVEKRKACCNIRKVIPLKKALHGYQVWITGLRSEHSAGRKKMPQLEWDPDHQIIKFHPILHWTTQEVTDYVKTHHLPYNHLHKKGFVSIGCEPCTRAIKEGEDFRAGRWWWEDADKKECGLHVHQ, encoded by the coding sequence ATGGAAAATACGCTGAAAATAGAATTCGATAAACTGCTTAATGAAGCTCCTCAAGGTGCTTTCGATACTGGTTTTATGGATGTTCTTGCAGATAGGTTTTCTGGAAAAGTAATCTTCTCTACCAGCTTCAGTTATGAGGATCAGGTAGTGACCCATCTGATAAAAAATCTTGCTATTGATGTTTTCACTCTGGATACAGGAAGACTTTTTGAGCAGACCTATGAAACCTGGACCTCATCCAGAGCTTTCTTCAAAAAAAAAATAAAGGCTTACTATCCGGATCCGGAATCTCTTCAGGAATTTGTTTCAGAAAACGGCCCGGATTCTTTTTATCAGTCTGTGGAAAAGAGAAAGGCATGCTGTAATATAAGAAAGGTAATTCCTCTGAAAAAGGCACTTCATGGATATCAGGTATGGATCACAGGACTAAGGTCTGAACATTCTGCCGGAAGGAAAAAAATGCCGCAGTTGGAGTGGGATCCGGATCATCAGATTATTAAATTTCACCCTATCCTTCACTGGACCACACAAGAAGTAACAGATTATGTAAAAACGCATCACCTTCCGTATAACCACCTTCACAAAAAAGGATTTGTAAGCATAGGATGCGAACCCTGTACCAGAGCAATCAAAGAAGGAGAAGATTTCAGAGCCGGAAGATGGTGGTGGGAAGATGCCGACAAAAAAGAATGCGGTTTACATGTTCATCAATAA
- the cobA gene encoding uroporphyrinogen-III C-methyltransferase, translating to MSKNNSTPQVYLVGAGPGDPDLITVKAVKAIAAADIILCDRLVSPEIIDRYANKKTEIVYVGKECSKNASTPQSHIDSLIIQHASQGKKVVRLKGGDISFFSNVLDELKALKQYNITFEIIPGITAASGAAAYAGMPLTARGYATSVRFLTYYKTEILSDEYWKELGNSEDTLVFYMSKGNLNGLVDKFLALGKTDDKKIAVIEQATTPYQKVYTSSLEDFHKKFQNKEFVSPSLVVVGKVVHLHEEFSWLETPIQEGIYFKSVTNGSLVSTPQNLFEYAV from the coding sequence ATGAGCAAAAATAATAGTACGCCACAGGTTTATCTTGTCGGTGCAGGGCCCGGCGACCCTGATTTGATTACAGTTAAGGCTGTTAAAGCTATTGCAGCAGCTGATATTATCTTATGTGACCGTCTTGTAAGTCCTGAAATAATAGACCGTTACGCGAATAAGAAGACCGAAATTGTATATGTTGGTAAAGAATGCAGTAAAAATGCCTCTACACCACAGTCACATATCGACAGTTTAATCATACAGCATGCTTCTCAAGGTAAGAAAGTGGTTAGGCTTAAAGGGGGAGATATCTCCTTTTTCTCAAATGTTTTAGATGAATTGAAAGCTTTAAAACAGTACAATATTACCTTTGAAATTATACCGGGAATTACGGCCGCTTCAGGTGCCGCTGCCTATGCAGGAATGCCTTTAACAGCAAGAGGATATGCAACATCTGTCCGTTTTCTGACCTATTACAAAACCGAAATTCTCAGCGATGAATATTGGAAAGAACTCGGAAATTCTGAAGATACCCTTGTATTTTATATGTCTAAAGGAAATCTGAACGGTCTAGTAGATAAATTTTTAGCATTGGGCAAAACTGATGATAAAAAGATTGCCGTCATTGAACAGGCGACAACACCCTATCAGAAAGTGTATACTTCTTCTCTGGAAGATTTTCATAAAAAATTTCAGAATAAGGAATTCGTATCTCCGTCACTGGTGGTGGTAGGAAAAGTAGTTCATCTGCACGAAGAATTTTCGTGGTTGGAAACACCTATACAGGAAGGGATCTATTTCAAGTCCGTAACCAATGGAAGCTTAGTATCAACTCCCCAAAACCTATTTGAATATGCTGTCTGA
- the cysD gene encoding sulfate adenylyltransferase subunit CysD translates to MSRYHLNYLDQLEAESIYILREVAGQFERPALLFSGGKDSIVLAHLAAKAFPHGKIPFTFVHVDTGHNFQEVLNFRDQLATEMNVDLVVRKVEDTIRSRKLTEPKGKFPSRNWLQTFTLLDTIEEFEFDACIGGARRDEEKARAKERIFSVRDEFGQWDPKLQRPELWNIFNGKIHKGENVRIFPISNWTELDVWNYIRREEIELPSIYFSHEREVVELNGQWIANSEFAVLEAHDTVTTKRIRYRTVGDMTCTAAVESEAATVDRVIEEIVATRISERGETRIDDRVTEAAMEDRKKGGYF, encoded by the coding sequence ATGTCACGATATCATTTAAATTATTTAGATCAGTTAGAAGCAGAATCCATTTATATTCTGAGGGAAGTTGCAGGGCAGTTTGAACGTCCGGCTTTACTCTTCAGCGGCGGGAAAGACAGCATTGTACTGGCTCATCTGGCAGCTAAAGCATTCCCTCATGGAAAAATTCCTTTCACATTTGTCCACGTTGATACCGGGCATAATTTTCAGGAGGTGTTAAACTTCAGGGATCAATTGGCCACAGAGATGAATGTAGACCTCGTGGTAAGAAAAGTGGAAGATACCATCAGGAGCAGAAAGCTCACGGAGCCAAAAGGGAAATTTCCAAGCCGTAACTGGTTGCAAACCTTCACACTGCTTGATACAATTGAAGAATTTGAATTTGATGCATGCATTGGAGGAGCAAGAAGAGATGAAGAAAAAGCCCGTGCAAAAGAAAGAATATTTTCAGTAAGAGATGAATTCGGTCAATGGGATCCGAAACTTCAGCGGCCTGAGCTGTGGAATATCTTCAACGGAAAAATCCATAAAGGTGAAAATGTAAGAATTTTCCCGATAAGCAACTGGACAGAACTCGATGTCTGGAACTATATCCGCAGAGAAGAAATCGAACTGCCTTCTATTTATTTTTCGCATGAAAGAGAAGTGGTAGAGCTTAACGGACAATGGATCGCGAATTCTGAATTTGCTGTTCTGGAAGCTCATGATACTGTGACCACGAAAAGAATACGCTACCGTACCGTAGGAGATATGACCTGTACAGCGGCAGTAGAATCAGAAGCTGCAACAGTGGATAGGGTAATTGAAGAAATTGTGGCGACCAGAATCTCAGAAAGAGGAGAAACCAGAATTGATGACAGAGTAACAGAAGCAGCCATGGAAGACCGTAAAAAAGGAGGCTACTTTTAA
- a CDS encoding sensor histidine kinase: MTKPFVLKNYIFSTIFWLVFAIAVWINFQANSGVYNAGLQTIVLVLSSIIFTHFLTVKLLPKALRLKKMKLFLLQATVVILTLSVIYSLIFTYIEMGSKNELPSDFLGQLPILWTGFYLALPASFLINGSACGIKFYQEHGKIERDHILLQQAHLENQLKLLQDQINPHVVFNILNHIHILMRTDTKLADYLLLKFSDILRYQLYHCNQSLVPLGQDIEHLRNLVEVEKLRWGNELEVQSEWKIENKNTRIAPLLLVSFIENAFKYVCRLPGHKGYVKISCREKDGLLLFSVENPYSDVATYKKKDEAGGIGLQNVQKRLKLQYPDSHELTIESANNLYKVTLTLHLSDHHEQ; the protein is encoded by the coding sequence ATGACAAAGCCCTTTGTTTTAAAAAATTATATTTTCAGTACTATCTTCTGGCTGGTTTTCGCAATAGCGGTATGGATTAATTTCCAGGCTAATTCCGGTGTATACAATGCCGGATTACAAACCATTGTACTCGTTTTAAGTTCTATTATTTTTACCCATTTTTTAACGGTAAAACTGCTTCCAAAAGCTCTTCGACTAAAAAAAATGAAACTGTTCCTGCTCCAGGCAACAGTTGTAATTCTGACGTTAAGTGTGATATATTCTTTGATCTTTACCTATATTGAAATGGGTTCAAAAAATGAGCTCCCATCTGACTTTTTAGGGCAGCTTCCGATTTTATGGACAGGATTTTACCTGGCACTTCCCGCCTCTTTTCTTATCAACGGATCTGCCTGCGGAATCAAGTTTTATCAGGAACATGGAAAAATAGAAAGAGATCATATTCTGCTTCAGCAGGCTCATTTAGAGAACCAGCTTAAGCTGCTTCAGGATCAGATCAATCCTCATGTGGTCTTCAATATTCTGAACCACATTCATATCTTAATGAGGACAGATACAAAGCTTGCAGACTATCTCCTGCTCAAGTTTTCTGATATTCTCCGGTATCAGCTTTATCACTGTAATCAAAGTCTTGTTCCATTAGGTCAGGATATCGAACATCTCCGGAATCTGGTGGAAGTTGAAAAATTAAGATGGGGAAATGAGCTGGAAGTACAATCCGAATGGAAAATAGAAAATAAAAACACAAGGATTGCTCCTCTCCTGCTGGTTTCTTTTATTGAAAATGCTTTTAAATATGTATGCCGGCTTCCGGGCCATAAGGGATATGTAAAGATCTCCTGTAGGGAAAAAGACGGACTTCTTTTATTTTCTGTTGAAAATCCCTATTCCGATGTAGCAACCTATAAAAAGAAAGATGAAGCAGGCGGAATCGGTCTTCAAAATGTTCAAAAACGGCTAAAACTACAGTATCCGGATTCTCACGAACTTACGATTGAATCTGCTAATAATCTATACAAAGTAACTTTAACCTTACACTTATCTGATCACCATGAGCAGTAA
- a CDS encoding LytR/AlgR family response regulator transcription factor: MSSNIPKMKCLIIDDEPLARFHLKELADQIDFLSVEETCATALEADSIVKEKEIDLLFLDINMPYLTGLEFLEQLENPPLCILTTAYSEYALEGYRLQVVDYLVKPIAFNRFYQAVNKAQQQFIVSEKMKKNSPFDDPFLYVRQSDSFIKVSWVDILYIESMQNYTKLHFKDKSLVIHQTMKAIEESLPSEHFFRIHKSFLINITHIDMISGGRLFINKIELPISRTRKEELLNQVVYKKLISK; encoded by the coding sequence ATGAGCAGTAATATTCCCAAAATGAAATGCCTGATTATAGATGATGAACCTCTGGCAAGATTTCACCTTAAAGAACTTGCAGACCAAATTGATTTTCTATCTGTTGAAGAAACCTGCGCTACAGCACTGGAAGCGGATTCCATAGTGAAGGAAAAGGAAATTGACCTTCTTTTTCTGGATATCAATATGCCTTATCTCACCGGCCTGGAATTTCTGGAACAGCTTGAAAACCCGCCTCTCTGCATTCTTACAACCGCTTATTCTGAATATGCACTGGAAGGATACAGACTGCAGGTTGTAGATTATCTTGTGAAACCCATTGCCTTCAACCGTTTTTATCAGGCTGTCAATAAAGCCCAGCAACAGTTTATTGTGTCTGAAAAGATGAAAAAGAATTCTCCTTTTGATGATCCTTTTCTGTATGTAAGGCAGTCCGACAGTTTTATAAAGGTTTCCTGGGTAGATATTTTATACATAGAAAGTATGCAGAATTATACGAAACTGCATTTTAAAGATAAATCTCTTGTGATTCATCAAACGATGAAGGCCATTGAAGAATCTCTGCCTTCCGAGCATTTCTTCCGGATCCATAAATCGTTTCTTATCAACATTACCCATATAGATATGATCTCCGGCGGACGTCTTTTCATCAATAAAATAGAGCTTCCTATTTCCCGAACCCGAAAAGAAGAACTACTTAACCAGGTGGTTTACAAAAAGTTGATCAGCAAATAG
- a CDS encoding sulfate adenylyltransferase subunit 1: MDILRFITAGSVDDGKSTLIGRLLYDSKSILQDQLEVLEKHSKNKNEDGVDLALLTDGLRAEREQGITIDVAYRYFSTAKRKFIIADAPGHVQYTRNMITGASNSDLMVILIDARKGVIEQTRRHSIIASLLKLKKVAVAINKMDMVDYSEEVFESIKADYSKIAEGLELSDVTYFPISALKGDNIVSLSSVTDWYKGSSLLEYLEEVQLDHEQNNGSRFQVQYVIRPQTEELHDYRGYAGQIVSGSFQKGDKIAVLPAGVITEIASIEVNGAEVQEAFEGQPALFQITEDIDISRGDLFAGANELPNVEKEVEVLLCWLDHKALQPGNKYLLQHHSRQLKAVVKQVDYKINVNTLEQEDAEGEIKLNEIAKVTIRTAQPLVFDDFISNKKTGSAILVDETSNATVAACIIQ, translated from the coding sequence ATGGATATATTAAGATTTATAACAGCAGGAAGCGTAGATGACGGGAAAAGTACCCTCATCGGCAGACTGCTTTACGATAGCAAAAGCATCTTGCAGGATCAGCTGGAAGTTCTTGAAAAACATTCTAAAAACAAAAATGAAGACGGAGTAGACCTGGCTCTTTTAACAGACGGGCTCCGCGCAGAAAGAGAACAGGGAATTACCATTGATGTTGCTTACCGGTATTTCTCTACGGCAAAAAGAAAATTTATCATTGCAGACGCTCCCGGACACGTTCAGTATACCCGTAACATGATTACCGGAGCCTCCAATTCAGATTTGATGGTCATTTTAATTGATGCCCGTAAAGGAGTGATTGAGCAGACAAGGAGGCATTCCATAATAGCATCTTTGCTAAAGTTGAAAAAAGTAGCCGTTGCAATCAATAAAATGGATATGGTAGACTACTCGGAAGAAGTTTTTGAATCCATAAAAGCAGACTATTCTAAAATTGCAGAAGGCTTAGAGTTGAGCGATGTTACCTATTTTCCAATTTCCGCGTTGAAAGGAGACAATATTGTTTCATTATCATCTGTTACAGACTGGTACAAAGGAAGCTCCCTTCTCGAATATCTGGAAGAAGTACAGCTTGATCATGAACAGAACAATGGCAGCCGCTTTCAGGTACAATACGTAATTCGTCCGCAAACTGAAGAACTCCATGATTACCGGGGTTATGCCGGACAAATCGTAAGTGGAAGCTTTCAGAAAGGAGATAAAATAGCCGTACTTCCTGCAGGTGTTATTACTGAAATTGCATCAATAGAAGTCAATGGTGCTGAGGTTCAGGAAGCTTTTGAAGGACAGCCTGCCCTATTCCAGATCACAGAAGATATAGACATCAGCCGTGGAGACCTCTTTGCAGGAGCAAATGAACTTCCAAATGTTGAAAAAGAAGTGGAAGTATTATTGTGCTGGCTTGACCATAAAGCCTTACAGCCAGGAAATAAATACCTGCTCCAGCATCACAGCAGACAACTAAAAGCAGTAGTAAAACAGGTAGATTATAAAATTAATGTCAATACACTCGAGCAGGAAGACGCAGAAGGTGAGATAAAGCTCAATGAGATTGCAAAAGTGACTATCCGTACAGCACAGCCTTTGGTATTTGATGATTTTATAAGCAATAAAAAAACAGGATCAGCTATTCTGGTAGATGAAACATCTAACGCTACCGTTGCAGCATGTATAATTCAGTAG
- a CDS encoding porin family protein → MKQLFLTLSTFLLCIIACTETQAQQTPSFHIGIKGGANFTKTSSESSTLEGKYGFGYQGGIMTRMDIGRLYVQGEALFNKRKTSYDSKDGSSPKLSWNSIDLPVVIGYKFIKTADFNVRAFAGGVYSYAFKNNLSASQALQEGFKKFDKFNVGVTGGIGIDYKNFTADLRYETGLTSISKEFKSKPHSFTLGIGYFLF, encoded by the coding sequence ATGAAACAACTGTTTTTAACACTAAGCACATTTCTATTATGCATCATTGCCTGTACTGAAACCCAGGCACAGCAAACTCCGTCTTTTCATATCGGAATCAAAGGGGGAGCAAATTTTACAAAAACCTCTTCGGAGTCTTCCACCCTGGAAGGGAAATACGGTTTCGGATATCAGGGAGGGATTATGACAAGAATGGATATCGGAAGGCTGTATGTACAAGGAGAAGCCTTATTCAACAAAAGAAAAACGTCTTATGATTCTAAAGACGGTAGCTCTCCAAAATTAAGCTGGAATTCTATTGATCTTCCTGTGGTTATTGGGTATAAATTCATCAAGACTGCAGATTTCAATGTAAGGGCATTTGCCGGAGGAGTGTACAGCTATGCTTTTAAAAATAACCTATCTGCTTCACAGGCGTTGCAGGAAGGTTTTAAAAAATTCGACAAATTCAATGTCGGGGTTACAGGAGGTATAGGTATTGATTATAAAAACTTCACCGCAGACCTTAGATATGAAACAGGACTTACGAGCATCAGCAAAGAGTTTAAGTCGAAACCACACAGCTTTACGCTCGGGATAGGATACTTCTTATTCTAA
- the epsC gene encoding serine O-acetyltransferase EpsC: protein MSDHFIKKILEKKQINSYGFFDKTKMEIFVIRLYSVLFLPQHINTENQLHGEFKELQTILFDLIKTPQEDEVFSEKQKEEFFAALPDIYKTLILDAESILEFDPATESLEEILLSYPGFFATYVYRISHQLWIQKVKTLPRVVSEYAHSRTGIDIHPGAVIGNHFFIDHGTGIVIGETSVIGNHVKIYQGVTLGALNVSKENANQKRHPNIEDHVIIYSGATILGGNTTIGRDSIIGGNVWITQNVPASSLVYNKSEIKIKDNGPLPESLTFVI from the coding sequence ATGTCAGATCATTTTATTAAGAAGATCCTTGAAAAAAAGCAGATCAATTCCTATGGTTTCTTTGATAAAACCAAGATGGAAATCTTTGTGATCAGATTATATAGCGTATTGTTCCTTCCGCAGCATATCAATACTGAAAATCAGCTTCATGGAGAGTTTAAAGAATTACAGACCATTCTTTTTGACCTGATTAAAACGCCACAGGAAGATGAGGTTTTCTCAGAAAAGCAGAAGGAAGAATTCTTTGCTGCATTGCCGGATATTTACAAGACACTGATACTGGATGCCGAATCTATTTTAGAATTTGATCCTGCCACAGAGTCTCTGGAAGAAATTCTTCTTTCATATCCCGGCTTTTTTGCCACGTATGTGTATAGAATTTCGCATCAGCTCTGGATCCAAAAAGTGAAAACCCTGCCGCGGGTCGTCTCAGAATATGCACACAGCAGAACAGGGATAGACATTCATCCGGGAGCGGTCATTGGAAACCATTTTTTTATTGACCATGGAACAGGAATCGTGATCGGTGAAACATCAGTTATTGGAAATCATGTAAAAATCTATCAGGGGGTAACCCTTGGTGCATTGAATGTTTCGAAAGAAAATGCGAATCAAAAAAGGCATCCCAATATTGAAGATCATGTCATTATCTATTCCGGAGCAACCATTTTAGGAGGAAATACAACCATAGGAAGAGACAGTATCATTGGAGGAAATGTTTGGATCACACAAAACGTTCCTGCCAGCTCTCTGGTCTATAATAAAAGTGAAATAAAAATAAAAGATAACGGACCCCTTCCGGAATCTTTAACATTTGTGATATAA